Proteins from one Strix uralensis isolate ZFMK-TIS-50842 chromosome 14, bStrUra1, whole genome shotgun sequence genomic window:
- the SFXN1 gene encoding sideroflexin-1 isoform X2 encodes MEFLKMSADIPLNINIKEPRWDQSTFVGRASHFFTVTDPRNILLSDAQLENARKIVHDYRQGIVAPGLTEDDLWRAKYIYDSAFHPDTGEKMVLIGRMSAQVPMNMTITGCMMTFYRTTPAVVFWQWINQSFNAIVNYTNRSGDAPITVSQLGTAYVSATTGAVATALGLNALTKHVSPLIGRFVPFAAVAAANCINIPLMRQRELKFGIPVTDENGNRLGESTKAAQQAITQVVISRILMAAPGMAIPPFIMNTLEKRAFLKRFPWMSAPIQVGLVGFCLVFATPLCCALFPQKSSMSVTRLEPELQAKIRENSPDLERVYFNKGL; translated from the exons AGTTTTTGAAGATGTCAGCAGATATACCATTAAATATTAATATCAAGGAGCCCCGATGGGATCAAAGCACTTTTGTTGGACGAGCCAGTCATTTCTTTACTGTAACAGACCCCCGGAATATTTTGTTATCTGATGCCCAActggaaaatgcaagaaaaattgtGCATGATTACAG ACAAGGTATCGTGGCACCTGGCTTGACAGAAGATGACTTGTGGAGAGCAAAATATATCTATGATTCAGCCTTTCACCCAGACACTGGTGAAAAGATGGTCTTGATTGGCCGAATGTCAGCTCAGGTACCCATGAACATGACTATCACAGGTTGTATGATGACCTTTTATAG AACGACACCAGCGGTGGTTTTCTGGCAGTGGATTAACCAGTCGTTCAATGCTATAGTGAATTACACAAACAGGAGTGGTGATGCCCCAATTACTGTCAG ccAGCTGGGTACAGCCTATGTTTCCGCTACCACGGGTGCTGTCGCAACAGCTTTAGGACTTAATGCACTAACAAAG CATGTCTCACCTCTTATAGGACGGTttgttccttttgctgctgttgctgctgctaaCTGCATTAATATTCCACTAATGAGACAAAG GGAACTCAAGTTTGGAATCCCTGTCACAGATGAGAACGGAAACAGACTGGGTGAATCAACAAAAGCAGCTCAGCAGGCAATTACCCAGGTGGTTATATCAAGGATTCTTATGGCTGCTCCTGGCATGG CGATTCCTCCCTTCATAATGAATACATTGGAGAAGAGAGCCTTTTTAAAG aGATTTCCTTGGATGAGTGCTCCCATTCAAGTTGGATTAGTTGGATTCTG TCTCGTGTTTGCAACACCCTTGTGTTGTGCACTGTTTCCTCAAAAAAG TTCTATGTCTGTAACACGCTTGGAGCCAGAATTGCAAGCCAAGATCCGAGAGAACAGCCCTGACCTAGAACGTGTATACTTTAATAAAGGATTATAA
- the SFXN1 gene encoding sideroflexin-1 isoform X1, with protein sequence MSADIPLNINIKEPRWDQSTFVGRASHFFTVTDPRNILLSDAQLENARKIVHDYRQGIVAPGLTEDDLWRAKYIYDSAFHPDTGEKMVLIGRMSAQVPMNMTITGCMMTFYRTTPAVVFWQWINQSFNAIVNYTNRSGDAPITVSQLGTAYVSATTGAVATALGLNALTKHVSPLIGRFVPFAAVAAANCINIPLMRQRELKFGIPVTDENGNRLGESTKAAQQAITQVVISRILMAAPGMAIPPFIMNTLEKRAFLKRFPWMSAPIQVGLVGFCLVFATPLCCALFPQKSSMSVTRLEPELQAKIRENSPDLERVYFNKGL encoded by the exons ATGTCAGCAGATATACCATTAAATATTAATATCAAGGAGCCCCGATGGGATCAAAGCACTTTTGTTGGACGAGCCAGTCATTTCTTTACTGTAACAGACCCCCGGAATATTTTGTTATCTGATGCCCAActggaaaatgcaagaaaaattgtGCATGATTACAG ACAAGGTATCGTGGCACCTGGCTTGACAGAAGATGACTTGTGGAGAGCAAAATATATCTATGATTCAGCCTTTCACCCAGACACTGGTGAAAAGATGGTCTTGATTGGCCGAATGTCAGCTCAGGTACCCATGAACATGACTATCACAGGTTGTATGATGACCTTTTATAG AACGACACCAGCGGTGGTTTTCTGGCAGTGGATTAACCAGTCGTTCAATGCTATAGTGAATTACACAAACAGGAGTGGTGATGCCCCAATTACTGTCAG ccAGCTGGGTACAGCCTATGTTTCCGCTACCACGGGTGCTGTCGCAACAGCTTTAGGACTTAATGCACTAACAAAG CATGTCTCACCTCTTATAGGACGGTttgttccttttgctgctgttgctgctgctaaCTGCATTAATATTCCACTAATGAGACAAAG GGAACTCAAGTTTGGAATCCCTGTCACAGATGAGAACGGAAACAGACTGGGTGAATCAACAAAAGCAGCTCAGCAGGCAATTACCCAGGTGGTTATATCAAGGATTCTTATGGCTGCTCCTGGCATGG CGATTCCTCCCTTCATAATGAATACATTGGAGAAGAGAGCCTTTTTAAAG aGATTTCCTTGGATGAGTGCTCCCATTCAAGTTGGATTAGTTGGATTCTG TCTCGTGTTTGCAACACCCTTGTGTTGTGCACTGTTTCCTCAAAAAAG TTCTATGTCTGTAACACGCTTGGAGCCAGAATTGCAAGCCAAGATCCGAGAGAACAGCCCTGACCTAGAACGTGTATACTTTAATAAAGGATTATAA
- the SFXN1 gene encoding sideroflexin-1 isoform X3 — MPNWKMQEKLCMITGIVAPGLTEDDLWRAKYIYDSAFHPDTGEKMVLIGRMSAQVPMNMTITGCMMTFYRTTPAVVFWQWINQSFNAIVNYTNRSGDAPITVSQLGTAYVSATTGAVATALGLNALTKHVSPLIGRFVPFAAVAAANCINIPLMRQRELKFGIPVTDENGNRLGESTKAAQQAITQVVISRILMAAPGMAIPPFIMNTLEKRAFLKRFPWMSAPIQVGLVGFCLVFATPLCCALFPQKSSMSVTRLEPELQAKIRENSPDLERVYFNKGL, encoded by the exons ATGCCCAActggaaaatgcaagaaaaattgtGCATGATTACAG GTATCGTGGCACCTGGCTTGACAGAAGATGACTTGTGGAGAGCAAAATATATCTATGATTCAGCCTTTCACCCAGACACTGGTGAAAAGATGGTCTTGATTGGCCGAATGTCAGCTCAGGTACCCATGAACATGACTATCACAGGTTGTATGATGACCTTTTATAG AACGACACCAGCGGTGGTTTTCTGGCAGTGGATTAACCAGTCGTTCAATGCTATAGTGAATTACACAAACAGGAGTGGTGATGCCCCAATTACTGTCAG ccAGCTGGGTACAGCCTATGTTTCCGCTACCACGGGTGCTGTCGCAACAGCTTTAGGACTTAATGCACTAACAAAG CATGTCTCACCTCTTATAGGACGGTttgttccttttgctgctgttgctgctgctaaCTGCATTAATATTCCACTAATGAGACAAAG GGAACTCAAGTTTGGAATCCCTGTCACAGATGAGAACGGAAACAGACTGGGTGAATCAACAAAAGCAGCTCAGCAGGCAATTACCCAGGTGGTTATATCAAGGATTCTTATGGCTGCTCCTGGCATGG CGATTCCTCCCTTCATAATGAATACATTGGAGAAGAGAGCCTTTTTAAAG aGATTTCCTTGGATGAGTGCTCCCATTCAAGTTGGATTAGTTGGATTCTG TCTCGTGTTTGCAACACCCTTGTGTTGTGCACTGTTTCCTCAAAAAAG TTCTATGTCTGTAACACGCTTGGAGCCAGAATTGCAAGCCAAGATCCGAGAGAACAGCCCTGACCTAGAACGTGTATACTTTAATAAAGGATTATAA
- the KIF20A gene encoding kinesin-like protein KIF20A, with protein MAQALASPGLFSDDDVAASPVLESTATGFGADVRKDLLSEFSAISPDLEGCQQAVAEDNNGKLKVYLRVRPLKSTEVEKGEDQGCVCIENSETLLLKAPKDSFTMRSTERGVGQAAHRFSFTQIFGPDVGQKLFFDETMKQVVKDVLNGQNWLVYTYGITNSGKTHTIQGSNKDGGILPRSLAVIFNSVGDQLYQAMDLKPSLSNEVIWLDSRQVRQEEAKKQTMLQGGLWEGELLTPLKRSHSAESQLQATTSGSFDSGIAGLSSSSQLTNHSDVSQTEEPGPRWADLDRISLTNTGDMQFSIWVSFFEIYNELIYDLLEPAVPGQNRKRQTLRLCEDQTGNPYVKDLNWINVRDADEAWKLLKLGRKNQSFASTHMNQNSSRSHSVFSIRILHLQRGGSEIVPKISELSLCDLAGSERCKDQKSGDRMKEANNINTSLHTLGRCIAALRQNQQSRLKQTVVPFRDSKLTRVFQGFFTGRGRSCMIVNINQCASTYDETLYVAKFSAIASQLVQAPPTKLGLPSIQSIIKEHNRRTSQGLEADGKEEVESEDDSKDEADVSMYEKEDLLRVVEAARELLVRERQEKLQLEMRLREEICNEMLEHMQQKEQWCSQHVDAQKELLEELYEDKLNNLKESLTDYYQEEIQERDEKIEELQAALQEAKQKLESLDTMQKESGQSLRRSKRVATSCALQQELVDTKAKLEQCQMELNTATAELRKYQKLLEPPPSTKPITVDVDKKLEDGQKNVRLLRSELQKLGESLQSAERACCHSTSAGKLREALCMCDDILARQDQTLAELQNNMMLVKLDLRKKAACIAEQYHTVQKLQAPPTSTLKKRFCANRENLQPNQPPGKKPFLHNLLSRSATRPVAGRGWQLRSVAL; from the exons ATGGCGCAAGCACTTGCCTCCCCAGGGCTGTTCTCTGATGATGATGTTGCAGCCTCCCCTGTTCTTGAATCCACAGCAACAGGGTTTGGGGCTGATGTGCGCAAGGACCTGCTGTCAGAGTTCTCTGCCATCTCTCCAGATCTGGAGGGGTGCCAGCAG GCTGTAGCTGAAGATAATAATGGAAAATTAAAGGTCTATTTGAGAGTTCGACCTCTGAAATCTACGGAAGTGGAAAAAGGGGAAGACCAG GGCTGTGTCTGCATTGAGAATTCAGAGACCCTTCTTCTAAAAGCCCCTAAGGACTCCTTTACCATGCGCAGCACAGAACGCGGAGTGGGACAAGCAGCACACAGATTCTCTTTCACCCAG ATCTTTGGACCAGATGTGGGGCAGAAATTGTTCTTTGATGAGACAATGAAGCAGGTGGTAAAGGATGTACTGAATGGGCAGAACTGGCTGGTTTACACCTATGGCATCACCAATTCAGGGAAGACTCACACTATTCAGG GCAGCAACAAAGATGGGGGGATTCTGCCTCGCTCCTTAGCGGTCATCTTCAATAGTGTGGGGGACCAGCTGTACCAAGCTATGGATCTGAAGCCTTCCCTCTCCAATGAGGTGATCTGGCTGGACAGCAGGCAGGTGCGACAGGAAGAGGCCAAGAAGCAGACCATGCTGCAGGGGGGTCTGTGGGAG GGGGAGCTGTTAACGCCACTGAAAAGGAGTCACAGTGCTGAATCTCAGCTCCAGGCCACCACCAGTGGCAGTTTTGACAGTGGAATTGCTGGCCTCTCTTCATCTAGCCAACTCACGAACCATTCAGACGTCAGCCAGACAGAAG aaCCGGGCCCTCGCTGGGCCGACTTGGATCGCATTTCACTCACCAACACAGGAGATATGCAGTTCTCCATCTGGGTCTCCTTTTTTGAGATTTACAATGAGTTAATCTATGACTTGTTAGAACCAGCTGTACCTGGCCAGAACCGCAAGAGGCAGACACTGCGGCTCTGTGAAGACCAGACTGGCAACCCCTATGTGAAAG ATCTGAACTGGATCAATGTCCGGGATGCTGATGAGGCCTGGAAGCTCCTGAAACTGGGTCGGAAAAATCAGAGTTTTGCTAGCACCCACATGAACCAGAACTCCAGTCGCAG TCACAGTGTATTCTCCATTCGGATTCTGCACTTGCAAAGAGGTGGCAGTGAAATTGTTCCAAAAATCAGCGA GTTATCCCTGTGTGACCTGGCAGGGTCAGAGCGCTGCAAAGACCAGAAAAGTGGGGACCGAATGAAAGAAGCAAACAACATCAACACCTCCCTCCACACACTGGGTCGCTGCATTGCTGCCCTCCGCCAGAACCAGCAGTCCAG ATTGAAGCAGACTGTGGTTCCCTTCCGGGACAGCAAGCTAACCCGCGTGTTCCAGGGTTTCTTCACTGGACGTGGGCGCTCTTGCATGATTGTCAACATCAACCAGTGTGCATCTACATATGATGAAACTCTGTATGTAGCCAAGTTCTCAGCCATTGCCAGCCAG CTTGTTCAGGCACCTCCCACAAAGCTGGGACTTCCATCCATACAATCAATCATCAAAGAGCACAACAGGCGAACCAGCCAGGGTCTGGAGGCAGACGGAAAGGAAGAAGTGGAATCAGAAGATGATAGTAAGGATGAAGCAGATGTCTCCATGTATGAGAAAGAG GACCTGTTGCGTGTAGTGGAAGCTGCACGAGAACTGCTGGTGCGAGAGCGGCAGGAGAAGCTGCAACTCGAAATGCGTCTCCGTGAGGAGATCTGCAATGAGATGCTGGAGCACATGCAACAGAAGGAGCAATGGTGCAG CCAACATGTGGATGCTcagaaggagctgctggaggaactGTATGAGGATAAACTGAATAACCTGAAGGAGTCACTGACTGACTATTACCAGGAGGAGATCCAG GAGCGTGATGAGAAGATTGAGGAGctccaagctgctctgcaggaggCAAAACAAAAATTGGAGAGCCTGGATACTATGCAAAAGGAGTCAGGGCAAAGCTTGCGTCGATCAAAGCGAGTGGCTACCTCATGCgctctgcagcaggagctggtagATACTAAAGCCAAACTGGAGCAATGTCAAATGGAGTTAAATACTGCAACAGCAG AGCTGCGCAAGTACCAGAAATTACTGGAGCCACCTCCCTCCACCAAACCCATTACTGTGGATGTAGACAAGAAGTTGGAAGATGGACAGAAG AATGTCAGATTGCTGCGTTCAGAATTACAAAAGCTTGGGGAgtctcttcagtctgcagagagGGCGTGCTGCCACAGTACCAGCGCAGGGAAACTTCGAGAAGCCCTCTGTATGTGTGATGACATTCTGGCTCGACAG GACCAAACACTGGCAGAACTGCAGAACAACATGATGCTGGTAAAACTAGACCTGCGGAAGAAAGCAGCTTGTATTGCTGAACAGTACCACACTGTACAGAAGCTCCAGGCTCCCCCAACATCTACCTTAAAGAAACGGTTCTGTGCCAACAGGGAAAACCTACAACCCAACCAACCTCCTGGTAAAAAGCCCTTCCTGCACAACCTTCTGTCACGTTCAGCCACCCGTCCTGTTGCTGGCAGAGGGTGGCAACTTCGTTCAGTTGCTCTATGA